A region of the Ranitomeya variabilis isolate aRanVar5 chromosome 5, aRanVar5.hap1, whole genome shotgun sequence genome:
CATAATCATATTCAATTTCAACTTTTCAAGTATTAAACAATGCTCTTTCACATGTAGTGCCCATTGTCAGCATACAGTATTCTTCAGCAGTTCCTATTACAATGACAATGGAAAGGGGGACAAGCACATCTAAACTGCATCATTGAGCAATGAAAGCTGCAATGACATTTACAGCTGTGAATTTTGCTGTGGCTTTTAAAAATAAGTGCACATGGGACATATTGACTTTTGACCTCCAAGTGTGGAAATGTCCTAAGTTCCAAATTTCAAGCGAAAGACCAGACTACCATTGATTCTCCTACAAATTGTTTATTTCAGACACAAAGGGAAAGGTGAGGAAGTGCTGGGTAAAGAACATGATGAAGCTTGTGGGGTAATTATATAGCATAATAGTTTAATTTGATTGTACTATTATTAACATCATATGCATATCTTAGCTAATACAATCTGTTCTTGTGTAAGTAGAACACATTAGTTCTAGGCTCGCTTTCAAGAATGACTCACTTCAACACAATAAGAGTAACCATGGGAGGTATGAGGCATAATCTCCAAACTCTAGACTAGCACCATGTCCTAAGCATTAAAAACAACGATCCGAGTCATCAAGACCAGCGATTTTCACACAGGTTTTAATGAGAGGGTATGGTCGAGTCagatgcctcttcatgaatcagaagcATCTAACCAGTGGCATGCGCCTCCTTGCGCCACGCCAGAGATCTTACTCAAGTCCCCAACTGGATaagatttattttttaacaaatggCACAACTCATCATGAATTAGAAAAACTGTTTCATCACTCCCCCAACCACATATCTGTCATGCTACAATGGGCAGGGCTGGAAGAAACTTGCATGAAAGCCCCAAATAGCAGAAAAAGTTCACAACTTTTTGAAGCAATGTACACCAGAATATTGTCAAATTTGTATCCAATATTTAGTTTTCATGCTCTTCTTCTCCCTCTTTATTTCACTTTTCAACATAGTATTTTCTTTCTACTATGGCACAATGGAATCTTGATAAAGAATATGTGGAAAGCTTATTAACAATTCTTATAAAGAAGAAACACACATATTGTAGAAGACAATGTGGCAAAAATATTCTTCCACTGAAAGGAAATGTTATCCTTGTTCATTGAGTAATCATAGAAACAGAAATGAGTGTTGAAAGTTTTAATGCACTTACCTAAGTACATGCGTAGATCCATTTATAGTCGTGGTCGAACGTGGGACAGTTTGCCCCAATATGGAAGGTCTTCGATACCTCTCATCACCACAGCACAATATGATGAGGAAGGCACGCCTGAAAGACTTGTTCAAAAAGGCATACAGGAAAGGGTTCAACCCTGAATTTATGTAGCCTAACCAGAGAAAAGCTGTCCATATTTGCCCTGGTACTGTGTAGTTTATAAAAGGATCAATCACATTGGTGATAAAAAATGGAGCCCAACAAAGGCAGAAACAACCCATGATGATGCACAGTGTCTTAGCAGCTTTGGTTTCTGTCTTCATCCTGTGGTTAGTATGTTGATCAGGATGCTGATGTCGGTGGTCAGCTGGGGCACCGGCCCGTTGTAAAACTCCAATTTGCCTGGCGTGCTCTCGAGCTGTGACATAAATACGATAGTAAGCAAGCACCATCAAGAGGAAAGGAATGTAAAATGCTACCACAGAACATGTTATAGCATACGGCTTGTTGACCATAAAGATGCAATAGGTAGAATTGGAGTCTTTGCTGAATTTTCTCTTTTCtatctgaaaaaaaaggaaaaaacacaatGCAAGCTTATTGGTATAATTAGTACAATTTAAGTAAATAACTTTTAAAATTGAACAGTATTTCCTACAGTAATATAGACTATAGTAGGAAGTGAAATTCGAAATTAGCAAGTTAATTTACAAAGTGTAAGGAAACACGAAAACTTTTCGCTCTTTTTCACAATCCTCAATCTAAAGGTGACTATACACCTTTAAGAAATGACAGTGAATGAGTATCCTTCTGACCTCACCATACTCATGCatacatggtggggttccctggggATGGCGATGAccatatctgtaaagcgctgtggaatatgatggtgttataaaagtagtaataataatatagtaTAAGCAATCAATAGATGACAGCTTTAAATCCCCTCAGAGGTctataaataaaagtaaaaaatttcCAAAAGTTTTTACAAATATTGAAAATTTTTTAAAGATTATTTAAAAAATCTAAAATTATGACTAATACACCCTTTTCCCAtttaaatgcaaaaaaataaaaaaataagcaaatTTGGTATTGCTACATACGTTAAAGTCCATTCTATAGAAAAGACATTAAATTAACCT
Encoded here:
- the HTR4 gene encoding 5-hydroxytryptamine receptor 4 isoform X2; this translates as MEELDSNVRTQEGFGVGEKIVLITFITTVILMTILGNLLVMVAVCRDRQLRKIKTNYFIVSLAFADLLVSVLVMPFGAIELVEDKWIYGEMFCLVRTSLDVLLTTASILHLCCISLDRYYAICCQPLVYRNKMTPLRIALMLGGCWIIPTFISFLPIMQGWNSIGILDLIEKRKFSKDSNSTYCIFMVNKPYAITCSVVAFYIPFLLMVLAYYRIYVTAREHARQIGVLQRAGAPADHRHQHPDQHTNHRMKTETKAAKTLCIIMGCFCLCWAPFFITNVIDPFINYTVPGQIWTAFLWLGYINSGLNPFLYAFLNKSFRRAFLIILCCGDERYRRPSILGQTVPRSTTTINGSTHVLSGCSSVSKFLLLFCNRPVPV
- the HTR4 gene encoding 5-hydroxytryptamine receptor 4 isoform X3 codes for the protein MEELDSNVRKIKTNYFIVSLAFADLLVSVLVMPFGAIELVEDKWIYGEMFCLVRTSLDVLLTTASILHLCCISLDRYYAICCQPLVYRNKMTPLRIALMLGGCWIIPTFISFLPIMQGWNSIGILDLIEKRKFSKDSNSTYCIFMVNKPYAITCSVVAFYIPFLLMVLAYYRIYVTAREHARQIGVLQRAGAPADHRHQHPDQHTNHRMKTETKAAKTLCIIMGCFCLCWAPFFITNVIDPFINYTVPGQIWTAFLWLGYINSGLNPFLYAFLNKSFRRAFLIILCCGDERYRRPSILGQTVPRSTTTINGSTHVLRYTVLYNGHHQENDRIPIHNDPESQESCL